The Brassica oleracea var. oleracea cultivar TO1000 chromosome C6, BOL, whole genome shotgun sequence genome includes a region encoding these proteins:
- the LOC106297345 gene encoding phosphoenolpyruvate carboxylase 1-like, which translates to MAHCSMKWRLLRPKSIGLLCSKNPEYFRLATPELEYGCMNIGSRPLKRKPSGGIESLRAIPWIFAWTQTRFHLPVWLGFGAAIKHVVQKDVKNLHMLKDMYKHWPFFRVTIDLIEMVFAKGDPGIAALYDKLLVSEELWPFCCDGCEKI; encoded by the exons ATGGCGCACTGCTCGATGAAATGGCGGTTGTTGCGACCGAAGAGTATCGGTCTGTTGTGTTCCAAGAACCCCGAGTACTTCCGCCTG GCCACACCGGAGCTAGAGTATGGTTGTATGAACATAGGAAGCAGACCTTTGAAGAGGAAACCAAGTGGCGGCATAGAATCTCTCCGTGCGATTCCGTGGATCTTTGCATGGACTCAAACGAGATTCCATCTCCCTGTATGGCTGGGATTCGGAGCAGCGATCAAGCACGTGGTTCAGAAAGACGTCAAGAACCTCCACATGCTTAAGGATATGTACAAGCATTGGCCTTTCTTTAGAGTCACCATTGATTTAATCGAAATGGTGTTCGCTAAGGGAGATCCAGGTATCGCTGCTTTATACGATAAGCTTCTTGTTTCTGAAGAGCTATGGCCGTTTTGTTGTGACGGATGTGAGAAGATATAG
- the LOC106297346 gene encoding uncharacterized protein LOC106297346, translated as MGDIVVSKIKEGGGSSKISCPVLTETNYAVWMIRIRLVLKINKVWDLVEKESDDSEKKDLVTALIFQAQPETLVLQLGNLETAKAVWDAIKERYLRADLVREARLQTLASDLERLKMKDKDTIDDIAGKLTELSSKATTLGEPIEEHKLIKKYMSCLPQKKYIQLVATVEQFVDLKTTKFENIVGRFKAYEERVKDEEEEETQSKLMYASNETQPQPQHTHPTANTNNRDYNSNFRGRGRGNRSYNRGRGRGRYNDIYQDRYQDSFDMSKIMCFRCDKMGHFASVCPDRLLKLQEATETKDNDTTEAEELMVHEVVYLN; from the coding sequence ATGGGAGATATTGTTGTGTCAAAGATAAAGGAAGGAGGAGGATCTTCTAAGATAAGTTGTCCTGTTCTTACGGAAACAAACTATGCGGTGTGGATGATAAGGATCAGATTAGTGTTGAAGATAAACAAAGTATGGGATCTGGTGGAGAAAGAATCAGATGATAGTGAAAAGAAGGACCTAGTCACAGCCCTAATATTTCAGGCACAACCTGAGACGCTTGTATTACAATTGGGTAACTTAGAGACTGCGAAGGCAGTTTGGGATGCGATCAAGGAACGATACTTAAGAGCTGATCTAGTTCGAGAAGCAAGATTGCAAACACTAGCATCTGATCTCGAAAGATTGAAGATGAAAGACAAAGACACCATTGATGATATTGCGGGGAAATTGACCGAGCTGTCATCGAAAGCAACAACTTTAGGAGAACCCATTGAGGAACATAAGCTTATAAAGAAATATATGTCTTGCCTCCCACAAAAGAAATACATTCAACTTGTTGCAACAGTTGAGCAATTTGTCGATCTCAAGACCACAAAGTTTGAGAATATCGTTGGGAGATTTAAAGCTTATGAGGAGAGAGTTAAAGACGAAGAAGAAGAAGAAACTCAGAGCAAGCTCATGTATGCAAGCAACGAAACTCAACCTCAACCTCAACACACTCACCCTACCGCAAACACCAACAACCGTGATTATAACAGTAACTTCAGAGGTCGTGGTCGAGGAAACCGGTCTTACAATAGAGGAAGAGGCAGAGGAAGGTATAATGACATATATCAAGATCGGTACCAGGACAGTTTTGACATGTCTAAGATTATGTGTTTCCGTTGTGATAAAATGGGACACTTTGCCTCAGTGTGTCCTGATCGTCTCTTAAAGCTACAAGAGGCGACTGAAACAAAAGACAATGATACTACGGAAGCAGAGGAGCTAATGGTTCATGAGGTAGTATACCTTAACTAA